A portion of the Avibacterium sp. 20-132 genome contains these proteins:
- the acpP gene encoding acyl carrier protein, whose translation MSIEERVKKIIVEQLGVKEEDVKPEASFVEDLGADSLDTVELVMALEEEFDIEIPDEEAEKITTVQSAIDYVQNNQ comes from the coding sequence ATGAGCATTGAAGAACGCGTAAAAAAAATCATTGTTGAACAATTAGGTGTTAAAGAAGAAGATGTAAAACCAGAAGCTTCATTCGTTGAAGATTTAGGTGCGGATTCTTTAGATACTGTTGAATTAGTAATGGCTTTAGAAGAAGAATTTGATATTGAAATTCCTGATGAAGAAGCAGAAAAAATTACGACAGTTCAATCTGCAATTGATTACGTTCAAAACAATCAATAA
- the fabG gene encoding 3-oxoacyl-ACP reductase FabG encodes MQGKIALVTGATRGIGRAIAEELSAKGAFVIGTATSEKGAESISAYLGEKGKGLVLNVADQQSIEDVLAKIKADFGDIDILVNNAGITRDNLLMRMKEEEWFDILQTNLTSVFHLSKAMLRTMMKKRFGRIITIGSVVGSMGNPGQSNYCAAKAGLIGFSKALAKEVASRGITVNVVAPGFIATDMTDALTEEQKAATLANVPAGRLGEPKDIAKAVAFLASDDAGYITGTTLHVNGGMYMA; translated from the coding sequence ATGCAAGGTAAAATTGCGTTAGTAACAGGAGCAACCCGTGGCATTGGTCGTGCAATTGCCGAAGAGTTAAGTGCTAAAGGTGCTTTTGTGATTGGTACAGCAACCTCTGAAAAAGGGGCGGAAAGTATTTCAGCTTACTTAGGTGAGAAAGGTAAAGGTTTAGTTTTAAATGTTGCAGATCAGCAATCTATTGAAGATGTATTAGCGAAAATTAAAGCAGACTTTGGTGATATTGATATTCTGGTTAATAACGCAGGGATCACCCGTGATAACCTATTAATGAGAATGAAAGAAGAAGAATGGTTTGATATTTTACAAACTAACCTTACTTCCGTATTCCATCTTTCTAAGGCGATGCTACGTACAATGATGAAAAAACGTTTTGGGCGTATTATTACTATCGGTTCTGTGGTTGGTTCAATGGGTAACCCTGGACAATCAAATTATTGCGCGGCAAAAGCGGGGCTTATTGGATTTAGTAAAGCATTAGCAAAAGAAGTGGCTTCCCGTGGCATTACGGTTAATGTTGTTGCGCCCGGCTTTATTGCAACAGATATGACTGATGCGTTAACCGAAGAACAAAAAGCAGCGACGTTGGCTAACGTGCCTGCTGGGCGTTTAGGCGAGCCAAAAGATATTGCCAAAGCAGTGGCTTTCTTAGCCTCTGATGATGCTGGCTATATTACAGGAACCACATTGCACGTTAATGGCGGTATGTATATGGCTTAA
- the fabD gene encoding ACP S-malonyltransferase — MKKFAMVFPGQGSQTVGMLAELAEQFPVVEQIFKQASEVLGYDLWQLVQQGPAEELNKTWQTQPALLAASVAIYRVWQQQYPQLVPAVMAGHSLGEYSALVCAGVIDFQDAIQLVELRGKLMQQAVPEGTGAMYAIIGLDNESIIKACKEAEQGEVVSAVNFNSPGQVVIAGAKAAVERAAAACKEAGAKRALPLAVSVPSHCALMKPAADQLAVSLESIAIKTPEIAVINNVDVKAEEKSHEIRTALVRQLYSPVRWTESVEAMAQNGIEVLLEIGPNKVLTGLTSRIVKELTAVAVNDLASLEKAHTLLTEA; from the coding sequence ATGAAAAAATTTGCAATGGTTTTCCCCGGACAAGGATCACAAACAGTGGGAATGTTAGCGGAATTAGCTGAGCAATTTCCTGTTGTAGAACAAATCTTTAAGCAAGCTTCAGAGGTACTTGGCTATGATTTATGGCAATTAGTCCAACAAGGACCCGCTGAAGAATTAAATAAAACGTGGCAAACTCAACCCGCTCTTTTAGCGGCATCTGTTGCAATTTATCGAGTATGGCAACAGCAATATCCACAGTTAGTGCCTGCTGTTATGGCGGGGCATAGCTTAGGTGAATATTCAGCCTTAGTCTGTGCTGGGGTAATTGATTTTCAAGATGCTATCCAATTAGTTGAGTTACGTGGAAAATTAATGCAGCAAGCCGTGCCAGAGGGAACTGGGGCAATGTATGCCATTATTGGTTTAGATAATGAATCAATCATTAAAGCCTGTAAAGAGGCAGAGCAGGGTGAAGTGGTTTCAGCGGTGAACTTTAATTCACCGGGACAAGTGGTAATTGCCGGTGCAAAAGCTGCAGTAGAACGAGCCGCAGCGGCTTGTAAAGAAGCGGGCGCAAAACGTGCTTTACCACTTGCAGTAAGCGTACCATCTCATTGTGCATTAATGAAACCCGCTGCCGATCAATTAGCAGTCTCTTTAGAAAGCATTGCCATCAAAACGCCTGAAATTGCGGTGATTAACAATGTTGATGTAAAAGCAGAAGAAAAAAGTCACGAAATTCGCACCGCACTTGTTCGCCAGCTATATAGCCCAGTACGTTGGACTGAAAGCGTAGAAGCAATGGCGCAGAATGGTATTGAAGTGTTACTTGAAATCGGACCAAATAAAGTATTAACAGGATTAACGAGTCGTATTGTGAAAGAATTAACGGCTGTTGCGGTAAATGATCTTGCCTCATTAGAAAAGGCGCACACTTTATTAACTGAAGCCTAA
- a CDS encoding beta-ketoacyl-ACP synthase III, with translation MYSRILATGSYAPEQVRTNADLEKMVDTSDEWITTRSGIKERRIAGENQTVATMGAAAAKNALAMANLDPQEIDLIVVGTTTNSHSYPSAACQIQGLLGIKDAIAFDVAAACTGFIYALSVADQFVRNGQVKKALVLGADLNSRHLDETDRSTVVLFGDGAGAVILEASEKAGIISTHLHASPDTEDMLVLPQAQRGNEQSGYISMQGNATFKLAVSQLSNVVEETLSFNKLDKKDLDWLVPHQANLRIISATAKKLEMDMAQVVITLDRYGNTSAATVPTALDEAVRDGRIQRGQLLLLEAFGGGWTWGSALVRF, from the coding sequence ATGTATAGTAGAATTTTAGCCACTGGTAGCTATGCACCAGAGCAAGTGAGAACAAATGCGGATTTAGAAAAAATGGTGGATACCTCGGACGAATGGATTACGACTCGTTCAGGTATTAAAGAACGTCGCATAGCTGGTGAGAATCAAACCGTTGCAACAATGGGCGCAGCAGCAGCAAAAAATGCTTTGGCAATGGCAAATCTTGATCCACAAGAAATTGATCTGATTGTGGTGGGGACAACGACAAATTCTCATTCTTATCCAAGTGCCGCCTGTCAAATACAAGGCTTATTAGGAATTAAAGATGCGATTGCATTTGATGTCGCAGCAGCTTGTACAGGCTTTATTTATGCGCTTTCTGTTGCTGATCAATTTGTGCGTAACGGACAGGTAAAAAAAGCCTTGGTGCTTGGTGCAGATCTAAATTCTCGCCATCTTGATGAAACAGATCGTAGTACTGTGGTGCTATTCGGTGATGGGGCAGGGGCTGTGATTTTGGAAGCAAGTGAAAAAGCGGGAATTATTTCTACCCATCTACACGCTTCACCAGATACAGAAGATATGCTCGTCTTACCGCAGGCGCAACGTGGTAATGAGCAGTCTGGTTATATTTCAATGCAAGGCAATGCGACCTTTAAACTGGCGGTAAGTCAATTATCTAACGTGGTGGAAGAAACCCTTTCTTTCAATAAATTAGATAAAAAAGATCTAGATTGGTTAGTGCCACATCAAGCAAACTTACGCATTATTAGTGCCACCGCGAAAAAACTAGAAATGGATATGGCACAAGTGGTTATTACCCTTGATCGTTATGGTAATACCAGTGCCGCAACCGTTCCTACCGCGCTAGATGAAGCAGTACGCGATGGGCGTATTCAGCGCGGTCAATTACTTTTATTAGAAGCCTTTGGTGGTGGTTGGACTTGGGGATCAGCCTTAGTTCGTTTTTAA
- the plsX gene encoding phosphate acyltransferase PlsX: protein MSRLTLALDVMGGDIGPRVTIPASIKALEQDPMLSVLLFGDSQQILPLLENLSSSLQERIKVCHCTKVIDNSQDLSYALRHSKGTSMRLAIEAVQKGEAQACVSAGNTGALMGLAKILLQPLKGIERPALVSLIPTINGDRSVMLDLGANIDCSAQNLYQFALMGAIFAESCLGLVYPRIALLNIGIEEIKGHKSIREAATLLKQNPALNYIGFIEGDLLLNGKADVIVNDGFAGNIALKTLEGAAKNVISLFKGHSTLNKTNHICKFIGRWFVKTFLLKGSFQRLRQINPDQYNGATLIGLTAVVVKSHGSANIDGFAYAILDAVQQARYNLPEKILAGLEK from the coding sequence TTGAGCCGTCTAACCCTTGCGTTAGATGTGATGGGCGGGGACATTGGTCCCCGTGTTACTATCCCCGCATCAATAAAAGCGTTGGAGCAAGATCCAATGCTTTCTGTTTTATTATTTGGCGATAGCCAACAAATTCTTCCTTTATTAGAAAACCTCTCTTCATCTTTGCAAGAACGAATTAAAGTTTGCCACTGCACTAAGGTGATTGATAATAGCCAAGATTTATCTTATGCCTTGCGTCATAGTAAAGGGACGTCAATGCGTTTAGCCATTGAGGCCGTGCAGAAAGGTGAGGCACAAGCTTGTGTCAGTGCAGGGAATACTGGGGCATTAATGGGCTTAGCAAAAATTTTATTGCAACCGCTTAAAGGAATCGAACGCCCAGCACTCGTTTCACTTATTCCTACGATTAATGGCGATCGCAGTGTGATGTTAGATTTAGGGGCAAATATTGATTGTTCTGCACAGAATCTTTATCAGTTTGCCTTAATGGGTGCAATTTTTGCGGAAAGTTGTCTTGGATTGGTTTATCCCCGTATTGCGTTATTGAATATTGGTATTGAAGAAATTAAAGGGCATAAGTCTATTCGTGAGGCCGCCACCCTGTTGAAGCAAAATCCGGCGTTAAATTATATCGGATTTATTGAAGGGGATTTATTACTTAATGGTAAAGCAGATGTTATCGTAAATGATGGTTTTGCGGGTAATATTGCGCTCAAAACCTTAGAGGGCGCAGCGAAGAATGTGATTTCTTTATTCAAAGGGCATTCAACATTGAATAAAACAAATCATATTTGTAAATTTATTGGGCGTTGGTTCGTCAAAACTTTTTTATTAAAAGGAAGTTTTCAGCGATTAAGACAAATTAATCCTGATCAATATAACGGTGCAACCCTAATCGGTTTAACTGCCGTGGTTGTAAAAAGCCACGGTAGTGCAAATATTGATGGTTTTGCTTATGCAATCCTTGATGCCGTACAGCAAGCAAGGTATAACCTTCCAGAAAAAATTTTGGCAGGGTTAGAAAAGTAA
- the rpmF gene encoding 50S ribosomal protein L32: MAVQQNKKSRSRRDMRRSHDALTTAAVSVDKASGETHLRHHVTADGYYRGRKVINK, encoded by the coding sequence ATGGCTGTTCAACAAAATAAAAAATCTCGTTCACGTCGTGATATGCGTCGTTCACACGATGCCTTAACTACTGCTGCAGTATCAGTAGATAAAGCAAGTGGCGAAACTCATTTACGTCATCACGTTACCGCTGACGGTTATTACCGTGGCCGTAAAGTGATCAACAAGTAA